A part of Streptomyces sp. DSM 40750 genomic DNA contains:
- a CDS encoding sugar phosphate isomerase/epimerase family protein has product MALKLGAYTACLHDRTLPEALDLLKENGLTSVEVNTGGFIPSPHCPVDLLLSSATAREEYLATFADRGMELTGLNCNGNPLNPLPGVGPKHADDLRRTIRLAGLLGVKHVVTMSGTPGSDPDAKYPSWVVNPWDGVYLDVLDYQWGVAVEFWKEIDALARENDVRVAIEMHPHNVVFSPVTLKRLVDEGGLTHIGAEMDPSHLMWQGMDVIASIKWLGPLVFHAAAKDATLCPGADIRGVLDTSFTRVPADAPGKVPTGYGFWCNTWPENPAWKFVAVGLGNGVPFWTDFLRALSEIDPDMAVNIEHEDAAYSRTEGLALAAKNLHAASAAV; this is encoded by the coding sequence ATGGCCCTCAAGCTCGGCGCCTACACCGCCTGTCTGCACGACCGGACCCTCCCCGAGGCCCTCGACCTCCTCAAGGAGAACGGCCTGACCTCGGTCGAGGTCAACACCGGCGGCTTCATCCCCTCCCCGCACTGCCCGGTCGACCTGCTGCTGTCCTCGGCCACCGCCCGCGAGGAGTACCTGGCGACGTTCGCGGACCGGGGCATGGAACTCACCGGCCTCAACTGCAACGGCAACCCGCTCAACCCGCTCCCGGGCGTCGGCCCCAAGCACGCCGACGACCTGCGCCGCACCATCCGCCTGGCGGGCCTGCTCGGCGTGAAGCACGTGGTCACCATGTCCGGTACGCCGGGCTCCGACCCCGACGCCAAGTACCCCTCCTGGGTCGTCAACCCCTGGGACGGCGTCTACCTGGACGTCCTGGACTACCAGTGGGGTGTGGCCGTCGAGTTCTGGAAGGAGATCGACGCGCTCGCCCGCGAGAACGACGTCCGGGTCGCCATCGAGATGCACCCGCACAACGTCGTCTTCTCCCCCGTCACCCTCAAGCGGCTCGTCGACGAGGGCGGCCTGACCCACATCGGCGCCGAGATGGACCCCTCCCACCTGATGTGGCAGGGCATGGACGTCATCGCCTCCATCAAGTGGCTCGGCCCGCTCGTCTTCCACGCCGCCGCCAAGGACGCCACGCTCTGCCCCGGCGCCGACATCCGCGGCGTCCTGGACACCTCCTTCACCCGCGTACCCGCCGACGCCCCCGGCAAGGTCCCCACCGGCTACGGCTTCTGGTGCAACACCTGGCCCGAGAACCCCGCCTGGAAGTTCGTCGCCGTCGGCCTCGGCAACGGCGTCCCCTTCTGGACCGACTTCCTGCGCGCCCTCTCCGAAATCGATCCGGACATGGCCGTCAACATCGAGCACGAGGACGCCGCCTACTCCCGGACGGAGGGGCTGGCCCTGGCCGCGAAGAACCTGCACGCCGCCTCGGCGGCCGTCTGA
- a CDS encoding Gfo/Idh/MocA family protein, giving the protein MTISSEPISVAVIGAGMAGRSHAAGYRNVNTVFGAGLPPVRLAAIADANVALSEDAARRYGFEKALPGWEAVVEDPTIDAVSIVVGNALHRPIAEALVAAGKHVLCEKPLAGSLEDARAMAGLERSAEVVTAVGYTFRRSPGIAAIREHVQRGELGDLTLFSGRYWCDYATDPNGALSWRFKGGPGSGALGDIGSHIIDAAEYVAGPIASVSGAALSTQIPKRALPLGAVVGHNAAPVSDEFGEVENEDTASFTARFESGLVGTFSVTRTGFGLPNGLFFDVLGLGGRAAFDQHRPAEYLFDDAQPDARTRGARQIIAGPQMPYFAGGVPMEAAGVGAGNGDNFTYQARAFLDQVAGVAEPLPACATFADALRTMEIIEAVVESSRSGGAAVTVPPVA; this is encoded by the coding sequence ATGACCATTTCGAGCGAGCCCATCTCCGTCGCGGTGATCGGCGCCGGTATGGCAGGCCGCAGCCACGCCGCCGGCTACCGCAATGTCAACACGGTCTTCGGAGCCGGTCTGCCGCCGGTGCGGCTGGCCGCGATAGCCGACGCCAATGTCGCACTGAGCGAGGACGCCGCCCGCCGTTACGGGTTCGAGAAGGCGCTGCCGGGCTGGGAGGCCGTCGTCGAGGACCCGACGATCGACGCCGTCAGCATCGTCGTGGGCAACGCCCTGCACCGGCCGATCGCGGAGGCCCTGGTCGCGGCGGGCAAGCACGTGCTGTGCGAGAAGCCGCTGGCCGGGTCGCTGGAAGACGCCCGTGCGATGGCCGGGTTGGAGCGTTCCGCCGAGGTCGTGACGGCCGTGGGCTACACCTTCCGCCGCTCCCCCGGTATCGCCGCGATCCGCGAGCACGTCCAGCGCGGTGAACTGGGTGACCTCACGCTGTTCAGCGGCCGGTACTGGTGCGACTACGCGACCGACCCGAACGGTGCGCTGAGCTGGCGGTTCAAGGGCGGCCCGGGTTCGGGGGCGCTCGGCGACATCGGCTCGCACATCATCGACGCGGCCGAGTACGTGGCCGGGCCCATCGCCTCGGTCTCCGGTGCCGCGCTGTCGACGCAGATCCCCAAGCGCGCGCTGCCGCTGGGCGCGGTCGTCGGACACAACGCCGCGCCGGTCTCGGACGAGTTCGGTGAGGTCGAGAACGAGGACACCGCGTCGTTCACGGCCCGCTTCGAGTCGGGGCTCGTGGGCACCTTCTCGGTGACGCGCACCGGCTTCGGCCTGCCCAACGGGCTGTTCTTCGACGTCCTGGGCCTCGGCGGCCGGGCCGCGTTCGACCAGCACCGGCCCGCCGAGTACCTCTTCGACGACGCCCAGCCCGACGCCCGTACGCGCGGCGCCCGGCAGATCATCGCCGGCCCGCAGATGCCGTACTTCGCGGGCGGTGTCCCGATGGAGGCGGCGGGTGTGGGCGCCGGCAACGGCGACAACTTCACCTACCAGGCCCGCGCCTTCCTCGACCAGGTCGCGGGTGTGGCCGAGCCGCTGCCGGCCTGCGCCACGTTCGCCGACGCGCTGCGGACGATGGAGATCATCGAGGCCGTCGTCGAGTCCTCCCGGTCAGGTGGCGCCGCCGTCACGGTCCCGCCCGTCGCCTGA
- a CDS encoding sugar phosphate isomerase/epimerase family protein, with protein MKIALDPYMIRHVPLLELPSVVAELGYEWIELSPREDFIPFFRHPRVDDATVRKFRKALDTAGVGISSLLPLFRWSGPDEDARQAAVRYWKRSIRIAADLGVDSMISEFNGRPEDADRSEAQFWKSLDELLPVFEREGVKLALEPHPDDFIENGYDAVNLIRGINNPNVTFLYCAPHTFHIGNDAPGIIKYAGDLLTHVHLADAFDHTASSGNRYILNPPGTTARIHQHLDIGQGEVDFEELFRELKANGFDGTLTACVFAWEERAKESSVFMREKINEYLRGA; from the coding sequence ATGAAGATCGCCCTCGACCCGTACATGATCCGTCATGTCCCCCTCCTCGAACTGCCCTCCGTGGTAGCCGAGTTGGGCTATGAGTGGATCGAGCTGTCGCCCCGCGAGGACTTCATCCCCTTCTTCCGGCACCCGCGCGTCGACGACGCCACCGTGCGGAAGTTCCGCAAGGCATTGGACACGGCGGGCGTCGGGATCTCCTCGCTGCTGCCGCTGTTCCGCTGGTCCGGCCCGGACGAGGACGCCCGACAGGCCGCCGTACGGTACTGGAAGCGTTCGATCCGGATCGCCGCCGACCTCGGCGTCGACAGCATGATCTCGGAGTTCAACGGCCGCCCCGAGGACGCCGACCGCAGCGAGGCCCAGTTCTGGAAGTCGCTGGACGAGCTGCTGCCGGTGTTCGAACGCGAAGGCGTCAAGCTCGCCCTGGAACCGCACCCGGACGACTTCATCGAGAACGGCTACGACGCGGTCAACCTGATCCGGGGCATCAACAACCCCAACGTCACCTTCCTGTACTGCGCACCGCACACCTTCCACATCGGCAACGACGCGCCCGGCATCATCAAGTACGCCGGTGACCTCCTCACCCATGTCCACCTGGCCGACGCCTTCGACCACACCGCATCCTCGGGCAACCGCTACATCCTCAACCCGCCCGGCACGACCGCCCGCATCCACCAGCACCTCGACATCGGCCAGGGTGAGGTCGACTTCGAGGAGTTGTTCCGGGAGCTGAAGGCGAACGGCTTCGACGGGACGCTCACGGCCTGTGTGTTCGCGTGGGAGGAACGCGCCAAGGAGTCCTCGGTCTTCATGCGCGAGAAGATCAACGAGTATCTGCGCGGCGCTTAG
- a CDS encoding sugar ABC transporter substrate-binding protein translates to MNRTSLPLSRRTVPVVAVIGAAALILAGCSSGSGGKEAEEGGADAAAGKADTPRMKVAMVTHAPSGDTFWDIIRKGAEAAAAKDNVELIYSNDESAGGQATLIQNAIDQKVDGIAVTLAKPDALKDAIAKAQKAGIPVVGFNSGMDVWKEQGLLTFFGQDESVSGEAFGEKLNETGAKHALCVVQVQGHVGLEARCAGVKKTFKGETENLYVNGNDMPATKSTISAKLKQDSSIDQVVTLGAPFALTAVESISDAGSEAKVATFDLNKELTDAIKAGDIEFAVDQQPYLQGYLAVDSLWLHKNNGNYSGGGEEPVLTGPAFVDKDNVDTIAEFAAKGTR, encoded by the coding sequence ATGAACCGAACCTCCCTTCCCCTCTCCCGCAGAACAGTCCCCGTCGTGGCCGTGATCGGCGCGGCGGCACTCATCCTCGCGGGCTGCTCCAGCGGCTCCGGTGGCAAGGAGGCCGAGGAGGGCGGGGCGGACGCCGCGGCCGGCAAGGCCGACACGCCCCGTATGAAGGTCGCGATGGTCACCCACGCGCCCTCCGGCGACACCTTCTGGGACATCATCCGCAAGGGCGCCGAAGCGGCCGCCGCCAAGGACAACGTCGAGCTGATCTACTCCAACGACGAGAGCGCCGGCGGCCAGGCGACGCTGATCCAGAACGCGATCGACCAGAAGGTCGACGGCATCGCCGTCACCCTCGCCAAGCCCGACGCCCTCAAGGACGCCATCGCCAAGGCGCAGAAGGCCGGCATCCCCGTCGTCGGCTTCAACTCCGGCATGGACGTCTGGAAGGAGCAGGGGCTGCTCACCTTCTTCGGCCAGGACGAGTCGGTCTCCGGCGAGGCCTTCGGCGAGAAGCTCAACGAGACGGGCGCAAAGCACGCGCTCTGTGTCGTCCAGGTCCAGGGGCACGTGGGCCTGGAGGCCCGCTGCGCCGGTGTGAAGAAGACCTTCAAGGGCGAGACCGAGAACCTCTACGTCAACGGCAACGACATGCCCGCGACCAAGTCGACCATCTCGGCCAAGCTCAAGCAGGACTCCTCGATCGACCAGGTCGTCACGCTGGGCGCCCCGTTCGCGCTGACGGCGGTGGAGTCGATCTCGGATGCCGGCAGCGAGGCGAAGGTCGCGACGTTCGACCTCAACAAGGAGCTGACGGACGCCATCAAGGCGGGTGACATCGAGTTCGCCGTCGACCAGCAGCCCTACCTCCAGGGCTACCTGGCCGTGGACTCGCTCTGGCTCCACAAGAACAACGGAAACTACAGCGGCGGTGGCGAGGAGCCGGTGCTGACCGGTCCCGCGTTCGTGGACAAGGACAACGTCGACACGATCGCCGAGTTCGCCGCCAAGGGCACCCGGTGA
- a CDS encoding LacI family DNA-binding transcriptional regulator, with protein MGDGGSARHRNGASRRPRLEDVAARVGLSTASVSLVLRGVAGPSEQTRQRVLRAAADLGYQVDRTASMLASRRSRLLGVMVDIHSPFHAELVEHLHMAAEEVGYDLVLSTLTRTRDEHTAVETLLAYRSEALILLGPTAPAATLAALDRKSPVIAVGRRISDAALDVVRTADDEGVGQIIDHLVGLGHRAITYVDGGKGVIATDRRRGYRTAMRRHGLDEHISVLRGDHTEAAGERAARQLLEAGDLPTAVVAFNDQCAIGVLAALARAGVDVPGQVSVVGYDDDTHSRLSCFNLTTVSQGAEEQARHAVTAAVERLDQDRTEPREVVLTPRLILRGTTAKPVRPARGDTRPG; from the coding sequence GTGGGCGACGGCGGTTCCGCACGTCACCGGAACGGCGCGAGCAGGCGCCCCCGGCTGGAGGACGTGGCCGCGCGGGTGGGCCTGTCCACCGCGTCGGTCTCCCTCGTGCTGCGCGGTGTCGCGGGCCCCAGTGAGCAGACGCGGCAGCGCGTCCTGCGGGCGGCCGCCGACCTCGGCTATCAGGTGGACCGTACGGCCAGCATGCTCGCCAGCCGACGCAGCCGCCTGCTGGGCGTCATGGTCGACATCCACAGTCCCTTCCACGCCGAGCTGGTCGAGCATCTCCACATGGCGGCCGAGGAGGTCGGCTACGACCTCGTGCTCAGCACCCTGACGCGCACCCGCGACGAGCACACGGCCGTCGAGACGCTGCTCGCCTACCGCAGCGAGGCCCTGATCCTGCTCGGCCCGACCGCCCCCGCCGCGACCCTCGCCGCCCTCGACCGCAAGTCACCGGTCATCGCCGTCGGCCGCCGGATCTCCGACGCTGCCCTGGACGTCGTACGCACCGCCGACGACGAAGGGGTCGGCCAGATCATCGACCACCTCGTCGGGCTCGGCCACCGCGCGATCACCTACGTCGACGGCGGCAAGGGCGTGATCGCCACCGACCGGCGCCGGGGCTACCGCACCGCCATGCGCCGCCACGGCCTGGACGAACACATCAGCGTCCTGCGCGGCGACCACACCGAAGCGGCCGGCGAGCGCGCCGCCCGTCAACTGCTGGAAGCCGGCGACCTTCCCACCGCCGTTGTCGCCTTCAATGACCAGTGCGCCATCGGCGTCCTGGCCGCCCTGGCCCGCGCCGGGGTCGACGTGCCGGGACAGGTCTCCGTGGTCGGCTACGACGACGACACCCACTCCCGGCTGAGTTGCTTCAACCTGACCACGGTCAGCCAGGGGGCCGAGGAGCAGGCCCGACACGCGGTGACCGCCGCCGTCGAACGCCTCGACCAGGACCGCACCGAACCCCGCGAGGTCGTCCTGACCCCGCGTCTCATTCTCCGGGGGACGACGGCGAAGCCGGTCCGACCCGCGCGTGGAGATACGCGCCCTGGCTAG
- a CDS encoding RidA family protein, which yields MAITLVNPDGLPKIDAYRQVSIASGSKLVFIAGQVSWDADGATVGEGDLAAQVEQSYLNVGTALAGAGASFDDVAKLNIHVVDWTPDKMPALMEGITRAAARLGVTATPPATLLGVAALDIPDHLVEIEATAVLD from the coding sequence ATGGCCATCACACTCGTCAACCCCGACGGACTGCCGAAGATCGACGCGTACCGGCAGGTGTCGATCGCGTCCGGCTCGAAGCTGGTCTTCATCGCCGGTCAGGTCTCCTGGGACGCCGACGGAGCCACCGTCGGCGAGGGCGACCTGGCCGCCCAGGTCGAGCAGTCCTACCTCAACGTCGGTACCGCCCTGGCCGGGGCCGGCGCTTCCTTCGACGACGTGGCGAAGCTGAACATCCACGTCGTCGACTGGACGCCCGACAAGATGCCCGCGCTCATGGAGGGGATCACCCGGGCGGCCGCCCGGCTGGGAGTCACCGCCACCCCTCCGGCCACTCTCCTGGGCGTCGCGGCCCTGGACATCCCCGACCACCTGGTCGAGATCGAGGCCACGGCGGTCCTCGACTGA
- a CDS encoding winged helix-turn-helix transcriptional regulator — MVTKQFSGLPEDADLSRADSLAREIFSDIANKWALLIIETLGEQTLRFGELRTGVEGVSHKMLTQNLRMLERNGLVDRTVYPTVPPRVEYTLTEAGRGLRKTVDGMCDWTQRYLGHIEASRRSFDD, encoded by the coding sequence ATGGTGACCAAGCAGTTCAGCGGCTTGCCCGAGGACGCGGACCTGTCGCGGGCGGACTCTCTGGCGAGGGAGATCTTCTCGGACATCGCCAACAAATGGGCGTTGCTGATCATCGAAACCCTCGGCGAACAGACCCTGCGTTTCGGCGAGTTGCGGACCGGGGTCGAGGGTGTCAGCCACAAGATGCTCACGCAGAACCTGCGGATGCTGGAGCGCAACGGTCTGGTCGACCGGACCGTGTACCCGACCGTGCCGCCTCGGGTCGAGTACACCCTCACCGAGGCGGGCCGGGGCCTGCGCAAGACGGTCGACGGAATGTGCGACTGGACCCAGCGGTACCTCGGCCACATCGAGGCCTCCCGCCGCAGCTTCGACGACTGA
- a CDS encoding DUF6215 domain-containing protein, which yields MGDVGDMVDDFADSGAGAGTGAGAGKEMGTGTQVFWAVATVGALLGGMWLLGDVLDRTPSTTGPAVCSPSDDASPAPRGKVSGAQLCTALNRSDLPKLLGTPTEQAVTASGSESKSSWADGTETVTPEATVKLDTYTVQLSASYEDLPVTDSAEYLGDTAENKTVLGHPAVLYSGQTIAISFRLDGGDTESGPGGVARHLLVAGDAKDSGSSYELVIWRQDALTPDDAALFRAAEKVLPRIPGWKTAD from the coding sequence ATGGGGGACGTGGGGGACATGGTCGACGATTTCGCCGATTCCGGAGCCGGAGCGGGAACCGGAGCCGGAGCCGGCAAGGAAATGGGCACGGGGACCCAGGTGTTCTGGGCGGTGGCGACCGTCGGGGCACTCCTGGGAGGCATGTGGTTGCTGGGGGACGTCCTCGACCGGACGCCCTCCACCACGGGACCGGCCGTCTGTTCGCCCTCGGACGACGCCTCGCCGGCGCCGCGGGGCAAGGTCTCCGGCGCTCAGCTGTGCACCGCGCTGAACCGTTCCGACCTGCCGAAGCTCCTCGGCACGCCGACCGAGCAGGCGGTGACCGCGTCGGGCAGCGAAAGCAAGTCCAGCTGGGCCGACGGTACCGAGACCGTCACCCCCGAGGCGACCGTCAAGCTGGACACCTACACCGTGCAGCTCTCGGCGTCCTACGAAGACCTCCCGGTCACCGACTCGGCCGAGTACCTGGGCGACACCGCCGAGAACAAGACGGTCCTGGGACACCCGGCGGTCCTCTACTCGGGCCAGACCATCGCCATCTCCTTCCGGCTCGACGGCGGTGACACCGAGTCCGGCCCCGGCGGCGTCGCCCGCCACCTGCTGGTCGCCGGCGACGCGAAGGACAGCGGTAGTTCCTACGAACTCGTCATCTGGCGCCAGGACGCCCTGACGCCCGACGACGCGGCGCTGTTCCGCGCCGCCGAGAAGGTCCTGCCGAGGATCCCCGGCTGGAAGACCGCCGACTGA
- a CDS encoding LacI family DNA-binding transcriptional regulator, with translation MPSTPAVRDGKRPTLTDVAARAGVSTALASIVMRGAKGAGAATRERVLQAAREIGYRPDSRARLLRSNRSHLLGVQFDLQQPFHADLVEALYTAAESAGYQLALSVVAPSRSEQHAVETLLTDRCEALILLSPSVPGTRLAELAAQLPVVSVARRLGPRATGVDVVRTADDEGARQAVDHLVALGHRDIVHIDGGRAPGAADRRRGFRTAMNRHGLADRARLVPGGMTEEDGAAAARTLLTAAARPTAVLAFNDHCATGVLDTFLRARVAVPDEISVVGFDDSHLARLAHIDLTTVGQEVHHMARMAVERAVARLEGEAAGDDWESVIPPRLVTRSTTAAPQGSP, from the coding sequence GTGCCATCGACCCCCGCGGTCCGGGACGGAAAGCGGCCCACGCTCACCGATGTGGCGGCGCGGGCCGGTGTGTCCACCGCGCTGGCCTCCATCGTCATGCGCGGCGCGAAGGGGGCCGGGGCCGCCACCCGTGAGCGGGTGCTGCAGGCCGCGCGGGAGATCGGCTACCGGCCCGACAGCCGGGCGCGGCTGCTGCGGAGCAACCGCTCACATCTGCTGGGCGTGCAGTTCGACCTCCAACAGCCGTTCCACGCCGACCTGGTGGAGGCCCTGTACACGGCGGCCGAGTCCGCCGGGTACCAGCTGGCCCTCAGCGTCGTCGCGCCCAGCCGCAGCGAGCAGCACGCCGTGGAGACGCTGCTGACGGACCGCTGCGAGGCGCTGATCCTGCTCAGCCCGTCCGTCCCCGGCACCCGGCTGGCGGAGCTCGCGGCGCAGTTGCCGGTCGTCAGTGTGGCCCGGCGGCTGGGGCCCCGCGCCACCGGCGTCGACGTGGTGCGCACGGCCGACGACGAGGGCGCCCGTCAGGCGGTCGACCATCTCGTGGCGCTGGGCCACCGGGACATCGTCCACATCGACGGCGGCCGGGCGCCGGGCGCGGCCGACCGGCGCCGCGGCTTCCGGACGGCCATGAACCGCCACGGTCTCGCCGACCGGGCCCGCCTCGTCCCGGGCGGGATGACCGAGGAGGACGGCGCCGCGGCCGCCCGTACCCTCCTCACCGCAGCCGCCCGCCCCACCGCTGTCCTCGCCTTCAACGACCACTGCGCCACGGGGGTCCTCGACACGTTCCTGCGGGCCCGGGTCGCCGTGCCCGACGAGATCTCCGTCGTCGGCTTCGACGACAGCCACCTCGCCCGCCTGGCCCACATCGACCTCACCACGGTGGGGCAGGAGGTGCACCATATGGCCCGCATGGCGGTGGAGCGGGCCGTCGCCCGCCTGGAGGGGGAGGCGGCAGGCGACGACTGGGAGAGCGTCATCCCACCGCGTCTCGTCACCCGCAGCACGACAGCGGCGCCGCAGGGCTCGCCGTGA
- a CDS encoding TIM barrel protein produces MRTLAVCAEMVFRELPMEERARRIHEAGFQVEIWDWTRHDLDALARTPAEFSSMTGYIRGSLTDEDGAAELLRTAEESVKAAARLGCPRLNLHGTGLDGDGLPVVPVTGGATGEMWIAAHRTLTRVAELGERAGVTFTLENLNTAVDHPGVPFARAADTMALVAAVDRPGLRMNLDLYHAQIGEGNLIELIRRAHGAGLIGEIQVADVPGRCEPGTGEINYPAVARALADLGYDGTVAMEAWARDDSDAALERFRSAFTL; encoded by the coding sequence ATGCGCACGTTGGCCGTCTGTGCCGAGATGGTCTTCCGGGAGCTGCCGATGGAAGAGCGGGCCCGGCGGATCCACGAGGCCGGCTTCCAGGTGGAGATCTGGGACTGGACCCGGCACGACCTCGACGCCCTGGCCCGTACGCCCGCCGAGTTCTCCTCGATGACCGGCTACATCAGAGGCAGTCTCACCGACGAGGACGGGGCGGCCGAACTGCTGCGCACCGCCGAGGAGTCGGTGAAGGCGGCGGCCCGGCTGGGCTGCCCCCGGCTCAATCTGCACGGCACCGGCCTGGACGGCGACGGCCTGCCCGTGGTGCCGGTGACGGGCGGGGCCACCGGCGAGATGTGGATCGCCGCCCACCGCACGCTCACCCGTGTCGCGGAGCTGGGCGAGAGGGCGGGGGTCACCTTCACCCTGGAGAACCTCAACACGGCCGTCGACCATCCCGGGGTGCCGTTCGCGCGGGCCGCTGACACCATGGCCCTCGTGGCGGCGGTGGACCGGCCCGGACTGCGGATGAACCTGGACCTGTACCACGCGCAGATCGGCGAGGGGAACCTCATCGAGCTGATCCGCCGGGCGCACGGCGCGGGCCTGATCGGCGAGATCCAGGTGGCCGACGTACCCGGCCGGTGCGAGCCCGGCACCGGAGAGATCAACTATCCGGCCGTCGCCCGCGCCCTCGCGGACCTCGGTTACGACGGCACGGTCGCGATGGAGGCCTGGGCCCGCGACGACAGCGATGCCGCCCTGGAGCGTTTCCGCTCCGCGTTCACCCTCTGA
- a CDS encoding sugar ABC transporter substrate-binding protein, with protein MNRSLNPRSRRLPSVVAVAAAAALVLAGCSSGSGGKEAEEGGADASAGKAGTPQMTVAMVTHAVPGDTFWDIIRKGAEAAAAKDNVELIYSNDPNAANQANLVQNAIDQKVDGIAVTLAKPDAMKDVIAKAQKAGIPVVGFNGGVDDWKDQGLLEYFGQDETIAGEALGKRLGESGAKHAVCVIQEQGHVALEARCAGVKKGFPGETENLYVNGSDMPSVKSTITAKLKQDDSIDEVVTLGAPFALTAVQSVDDAGSKAKVATFDLNKELTGAIEKGDIEFAVDQQPYLQGYLSVDSLWLYKNNGNYMGGGEQPVLTGPAFVDKSNVTSVAEFAAKGTR; from the coding sequence ATGAACCGTTCACTCAACCCCCGCTCCCGCAGACTCCCCTCCGTCGTGGCCGTCGCCGCCGCGGCGGCTCTGGTCCTCGCCGGCTGTTCCAGCGGTTCCGGCGGCAAGGAGGCCGAGGAGGGCGGGGCCGATGCCTCCGCGGGCAAGGCCGGAACGCCGCAGATGACGGTCGCGATGGTCACCCACGCGGTCCCGGGCGACACCTTCTGGGACATCATCCGCAAGGGCGCCGAGGCGGCCGCCGCCAAGGACAACGTCGAGCTGATCTACTCCAACGACCCCAACGCGGCCAACCAGGCGAACCTCGTCCAGAACGCGATCGACCAGAAGGTCGACGGCATCGCCGTCACCCTCGCCAAGCCCGACGCGATGAAGGACGTCATCGCCAAGGCGCAGAAGGCCGGCATCCCCGTCGTCGGCTTCAACGGCGGCGTCGACGACTGGAAGGACCAGGGCCTGCTGGAGTACTTCGGGCAGGACGAGACCATCGCCGGTGAGGCCCTCGGCAAGCGACTCGGCGAGAGCGGCGCCAAGCACGCGGTCTGCGTCATCCAGGAGCAGGGCCATGTCGCCCTGGAAGCCCGCTGCGCCGGTGTGAAGAAGGGCTTCCCGGGCGAGACCGAGAACCTGTACGTCAACGGCTCCGACATGCCGTCGGTGAAGTCGACCATCACGGCCAAGCTCAAGCAGGACGACTCCATCGACGAGGTGGTCACGCTCGGCGCCCCGTTCGCGCTGACCGCCGTGCAGTCGGTGGACGACGCGGGCAGCAAGGCCAAGGTGGCCACGTTCGACCTCAACAAGGAACTGACCGGCGCCATCGAGAAGGGCGACATCGAGTTCGCCGTCGACCAGCAGCCCTACCTCCAGGGCTACTTGTCGGTGGACTCGCTGTGGCTCTACAAGAACAACGGCAACTACATGGGCGGCGGCGAGCAGCCGGTGCTCACCGGCCCGGCCTTCGTCGACAAGAGCAACGTCACCTCGGTCGCCGAGTTCGCGGCGAAGGGCACCCGCTGA
- a CDS encoding Gfo/Idh/MocA family protein, producing the protein MSQQGSLGVAVIGTGRMGADHVRRITEVISGAHVAAVVDLDTDRAKAIAAGVEGCTAFADPAEALTAPGVDAVLVASPGPAHEAALLTAFEHDLPVLCEKPLTPDSASALRLLEAERRLGHRRVQVGFMRRYDREYVKLKALLDSGELGRPLMLHNRHRNADAPPGFTDAMAINDSVAHEVDVTRWLFGQEITAVTVLRPRPSAHAPEGLSDPQFVVFETDGGALVDVEIFLSARYGYQVQAEAVCENGTARIGDGHDMLVNAAGRWGGTVTPSYLERFEDAYDRQVQAWVDATRRGEVTGPSTWDGYAVAAVSEAGVRAQTEGGRVEVRLVERPGLYR; encoded by the coding sequence ATGTCTCAGCAGGGCTCACTCGGTGTCGCCGTCATCGGCACCGGCCGGATGGGCGCCGACCACGTGCGCCGGATCACCGAGGTGATCAGCGGCGCCCATGTGGCCGCCGTCGTCGACCTCGACACCGACCGGGCCAAGGCGATCGCCGCCGGCGTCGAGGGATGCACGGCCTTCGCCGACCCCGCCGAGGCGCTGACCGCACCGGGCGTGGACGCCGTGCTCGTCGCCTCCCCGGGTCCCGCCCACGAGGCGGCCCTGCTCACCGCCTTCGAGCACGACCTGCCCGTACTGTGCGAGAAACCCCTCACCCCGGACTCCGCCTCCGCGCTGCGCCTGCTGGAGGCCGAGCGGCGGCTGGGCCATCGCCGGGTGCAGGTGGGATTCATGCGCCGCTACGACCGCGAGTACGTCAAGCTCAAGGCCCTGCTGGACAGCGGTGAGCTGGGCCGGCCGCTGATGCTGCACAACCGGCACCGCAACGCCGACGCCCCGCCCGGGTTCACCGACGCCATGGCCATCAACGACTCCGTGGCCCACGAGGTGGACGTCACCCGCTGGCTGTTCGGCCAGGAGATCACCGCCGTCACCGTGCTGCGGCCCCGGCCGTCCGCGCACGCCCCCGAGGGCCTGAGCGATCCGCAGTTCGTCGTCTTCGAGACCGACGGCGGCGCCCTGGTCGACGTCGAGATCTTCCTCAGCGCCCGCTACGGCTACCAGGTCCAGGCCGAGGCGGTCTGCGAGAACGGCACGGCCCGCATCGGCGACGGACACGACATGCTCGTCAACGCGGCGGGACGCTGGGGCGGCACGGTCACCCCGAGCTACCTCGAACGATTCGAGGACGCCTACGACCGTCAGGTCCAGGCATGGGTCGACGCCACCCGTCGCGGCGAGGTCACCGGACCCAGCACCTGGGACGGGTACGCCGTCGCGGCGGTCTCCGAGGCGGGCGTCCGCGCCCAGACCGAGGGCGGCCGGGTCGAGGTGCGACTCGTCGAACGCCCCGGCCTCTATCGCTGA